One segment of Vicinamibacterales bacterium DNA contains the following:
- a CDS encoding PadR family transcriptional regulator: protein MNDTRATVLQGTLDLLILKALSPGELHGLGVSRRIEQITRGTFSVQPGSLFPALHRLEEAGALSSDWQPSENNRRAKFYALTKSGRRRLGDETAQWNRVAMAIGHALET, encoded by the coding sequence ATGAACGATACTCGAGCAACCGTTCTGCAAGGCACGCTGGATCTTCTGATTCTCAAGGCGCTCAGCCCCGGCGAGTTGCATGGCTTGGGCGTCTCTCGGCGCATCGAGCAGATCACCCGGGGCACCTTCTCTGTCCAGCCCGGTTCGCTCTTTCCCGCTTTGCACCGTCTCGAGGAGGCCGGGGCTCTATCGTCGGACTGGCAACCGTCAGAGAACAACCGGCGCGCCAAGTTCTACGCGCTCACCAAGTCGGGGCGACGGCGTCTCGGGGATGAAACCGCCCAGTGGAATCGTGTAGCGATGGCGATTGGCCACGCGCTTGAGACGTAA
- a CDS encoding ABC transporter permease: MAWFGRKRRDDPNDDIAEEIGYHYSRIQAELEKDGTDADEARAAARDRFGDPSLIRAQTVDAVLASPVDGLARDVRYAWRSIWRDRLTSVAVTLCLGLGIGVVVTVFALVDAVMLHDVTARQPERLVRFSSVSYPIWREVRDSGIFDEVAAGGQCASPVRWRQGDQLRPIVANCLSANFWDAIGGTAAFGRLWTGNETRLESNPRVIVLGHRFSRRIGTDREVLGQTLVLNDVPYTVIGVMSPTYRAIQGYGVTPDVFIPFNLDLHPQALDRSAPARDRFWPVARLRPGATIESTRQQLVPMLDEAQASRLRLTPASGLAKYASEGFDRAVVIVASVIGSIAILFMAIACSNAAGMLLARSTKRIPQHQVCRALGATSAHLVRQQVLESSMLGLLGAGTGVLVCAASARLASAVEIPVQDVMLSMAFSPNLGTIAICAALGAGSTAVTGFWPILQIRRAGLAGMSVRAINGEPKARRWLLAIQVCLSTVLLFVTQLAWQNTRVIGAQSPGFEVERAAWVDVVFDRRLPPAERTATRGRIRQALEQHPDVESVSWAWYLPFQAAYGEPILRSQSGESAIEVKAIEQGVGPGYFHTLGIGVLDGREFVDRDILQPSESSIAVINSTLARRVFGSQSAVGLTLWRHVDGRPPVPIHVVGVSADTPFRVPGETPPPLIHTLASTSSSFVVRTRHNASTAITELSRSIDAAAPGAAGGGYAFSDRVAKASFPARALAVLFTFFGVGGVLLTTTALLGLVSYNVARRRREIALRLALGSTPKQIVTLLVGSHLWPVAAGSMAGSVFAIGLAWRYADLVANSLSPFDLVGAVGVIATMLTLSIIVVVACVRRPSLTSPSDILTAE; this comes from the coding sequence ATGGCGTGGTTCGGCCGCAAGCGACGGGACGATCCAAACGATGACATTGCTGAAGAGATCGGCTATCACTACAGTCGAATTCAGGCCGAACTGGAGAAGGACGGGACTGACGCAGACGAAGCCCGAGCAGCTGCACGCGACCGGTTTGGCGACCCCTCACTTATTCGCGCTCAGACCGTTGACGCCGTGTTGGCATCACCTGTGGACGGACTGGCGCGAGACGTGCGATACGCGTGGCGCAGCATTTGGCGAGATCGGCTGACGTCCGTCGCAGTGACACTGTGCCTCGGCTTGGGAATCGGCGTCGTCGTGACGGTATTTGCCCTCGTCGATGCGGTGATGCTCCACGACGTCACCGCTCGGCAACCCGAACGCCTTGTCCGATTCTCGTCGGTGTCCTACCCGATCTGGCGTGAAGTGCGCGACAGCGGAATCTTCGATGAGGTCGCGGCGGGTGGGCAATGTGCCAGCCCGGTGCGCTGGCGGCAGGGCGATCAGCTGCGACCAATCGTCGCGAACTGCTTGTCGGCCAATTTCTGGGACGCGATTGGCGGAACCGCGGCGTTCGGCCGCTTGTGGACAGGGAATGAAACCCGCCTCGAATCGAATCCCCGGGTTATCGTTCTCGGACACCGATTCTCTAGAAGAATTGGCACCGATCGAGAGGTTCTGGGGCAAACGCTGGTGCTCAACGATGTGCCGTACACGGTCATCGGGGTCATGTCGCCTACCTACAGGGCGATTCAGGGATACGGCGTCACACCCGACGTGTTCATCCCATTTAACCTCGACTTGCATCCTCAAGCTTTGGATCGCAGCGCTCCGGCGAGAGATCGGTTCTGGCCAGTAGCGCGCCTTCGACCGGGAGCAACAATCGAAAGTACTCGCCAGCAGCTTGTGCCCATGCTGGATGAAGCTCAGGCAAGCCGGCTACGCTTGACCCCGGCCAGTGGATTAGCGAAGTACGCGTCGGAGGGATTCGATCGAGCCGTCGTGATCGTCGCCAGCGTCATTGGCAGCATTGCGATCCTCTTTATGGCCATCGCATGCAGCAATGCCGCAGGGATGCTTCTGGCCAGATCGACGAAGCGCATTCCACAGCACCAGGTCTGCCGGGCTCTAGGTGCGACCTCGGCTCACTTGGTGCGGCAGCAAGTGCTTGAGTCATCGATGCTCGGGTTGCTCGGCGCGGGTACAGGTGTCCTCGTTTGTGCCGCCTCGGCTCGGCTAGCCTCGGCTGTCGAGATTCCAGTGCAGGACGTCATGCTGTCGATGGCTTTCTCACCGAACCTCGGCACGATCGCGATATGCGCCGCATTAGGGGCAGGCAGTACAGCCGTGACTGGATTCTGGCCAATCCTTCAGATTCGCCGCGCCGGCCTTGCAGGGATGAGCGTGCGCGCGATCAACGGAGAGCCGAAGGCCCGTCGATGGCTCCTGGCGATTCAGGTGTGTCTCTCAACCGTCCTGCTCTTCGTGACTCAATTGGCGTGGCAGAACACACGAGTCATCGGCGCGCAAAGTCCAGGATTTGAAGTCGAACGTGCCGCCTGGGTCGATGTCGTCTTTGATCGGCGCCTTCCACCCGCAGAGCGAACTGCCACAAGAGGCCGGATACGCCAGGCGCTTGAACAGCACCCTGACGTGGAGAGCGTGTCTTGGGCTTGGTACCTGCCATTTCAGGCCGCATACGGTGAACCAATCCTCCGCTCACAGTCCGGGGAGAGCGCGATTGAGGTGAAGGCGATCGAGCAGGGTGTGGGGCCTGGCTATTTTCACACTTTGGGTATTGGCGTCCTTGATGGACGCGAATTTGTCGACCGCGACATCCTCCAGCCTTCTGAGTCCTCAATCGCGGTGATCAATTCGACGCTGGCCCGGCGTGTGTTCGGCAGCCAGTCGGCTGTTGGTTTGACCCTCTGGCGCCATGTTGATGGTCGTCCACCCGTGCCTATCCATGTCGTCGGTGTTTCCGCTGATACTCCATTCCGAGTCCCTGGAGAAACGCCGCCGCCCTTGATTCATACGCTCGCCTCGACCAGTTCAAGCTTTGTCGTGAGAACGCGACACAATGCGTCAACAGCGATCACGGAACTGTCTCGCTCGATCGACGCGGCAGCCCCGGGGGCCGCCGGTGGCGGGTACGCATTCTCGGATCGCGTGGCTAAAGCATCTTTTCCCGCGCGTGCCTTGGCCGTCCTGTTCACCTTTTTCGGAGTCGGTGGCGTGCTACTTACGACGACCGCTCTCCTTGGTCTGGTCAGCTACAACGTGGCGCGGCGGCGGCGCGAGATCGCACTGCGGCTCGCCTTGGGATCAACGCCGAAACAAATTGTCACCTTGCTGGTCGGCAGTCACTTGTGGCCCGTTGCCGCCGGGAGCATGGCGGGGTCGGTGTTCGCCATCGGCTTGGCGTGGCGCTACGCCGACTTAGTCGCGAACTCACTTTCGCCCTTTGACCTAGTGGGCGCCGTTGGGGTCATCGCCACGATGCTGACACTGTCGATAATTGTGGTTGTTGCGTGTGTGCGTCGACCGTCGTTAACATCCCCAAGCGATATCCTGACCGCCGAATAA
- a CDS encoding S41 family peptidase, with product MATAQTASSPALSDTARNYVESVITLAQTNSINRATIDWPMVRREVLSRAAGAQVPADTHAAVQWLVTALGDRHSAFLDPAALKSLPARSAAAAGAPVGRIVDDRFGYVLVPTFGSPDQALIDKFATDLQGVIGSVEASMPCGWIVDLRTNGGGNMWPMLAGIGPVLGAGRLGSFRNPDGSGASWSYENGEAKSDGRTLARTLNPTVNLHVDAPPVAVLVGPATASSGEAIAIAFRGRSSTRLFGATTRGLTTANRVFPLSDGSLLNLTTGAFVDRTGTPYQEGVKPDDLWDGPSEVGKGSLPLSWLAAQSGCSK from the coding sequence TTGGCGACAGCACAAACCGCATCGTCGCCGGCCCTCTCAGACACCGCTCGCAACTACGTCGAGTCGGTGATCACATTGGCTCAGACCAACTCGATCAACCGGGCCACAATTGACTGGCCAATGGTGCGACGGGAGGTTCTCTCCCGAGCCGCAGGTGCTCAAGTGCCGGCCGATACGCACGCCGCCGTCCAATGGCTTGTGACAGCGCTAGGAGACCGCCACAGCGCCTTCCTCGACCCCGCAGCGCTTAAGTCGCTGCCGGCGCGCAGTGCGGCGGCAGCGGGCGCACCTGTGGGCCGGATTGTTGATGATCGCTTTGGGTATGTGCTGGTCCCCACATTCGGTTCGCCGGATCAAGCGCTAATAGACAAGTTCGCAACCGACCTCCAAGGGGTAATCGGTTCGGTTGAGGCTTCTATGCCCTGCGGGTGGATCGTCGATTTGCGTACAAATGGCGGTGGCAATATGTGGCCAATGCTGGCTGGTATCGGCCCGGTTTTGGGTGCGGGCCGCCTCGGTTCATTTCGGAATCCCGACGGCAGTGGCGCCTCGTGGTCCTACGAGAACGGCGAGGCGAAATCCGATGGTCGCACCCTCGCGAGGACCCTCAACCCTACGGTCAATCTTCATGTCGATGCGCCGCCGGTTGCGGTCTTAGTCGGGCCGGCCACAGCCAGTTCCGGCGAGGCCATCGCGATTGCGTTCCGTGGCCGTTCCTCAACGCGCTTGTTTGGAGCAACGACGCGCGGGCTGACGACCGCAAACCGTGTCTTCCCTCTGTCCGACGGCTCCCTCCTCAATTTGACGACTGGGGCTTTTGTGGACCGGACAGGAACGCCATACCAAGAAGGCGTGAAGCCGGACGACCTATGGGACGGTCCGTCTGAAGTCGGCAAAGGCAGCCTGCCTCTCAGTTGGTTGGCGGCACAGAGCGGGTGCTCAAAGTGA
- a CDS encoding ADOP family duplicated permease has product MGVPVSNDCRYAFRHLARSPLFFLAAVLTLALSLGANAAMFSLQNAIVLRTLPIPDPNGLIGISGRSAQDQLRLTPIPAVAELSKDGNPFVGTCGYNAGVVLAVASESATSQAIGGLVTGRCFDTFGVRPILGRTISDQDAPLDRPGSMVAVISHRLWMRIFGGQPSAIGQSLRVEGARLVVIGVMPKGFDGLELDAGVDVYVPFDTIFPARADRRPAASYILARLRDGASFESSAQQVTAGWPTLLDAVVPASVPAAERASLLEARPRVERLSTGFSFLRTNYARPLTIMSGLAGILLILACINLGSLLLSRAIERMPEMSMRLSLGGSRLQMARQLLIENAMLSMLGAGLAILVAFAIVEGVTSFLPVGNIARTISLTPDAFVIQSTLAAGLASGIVMSILPIAMAWPRREDLVIAWHRTAARGTTRWVRGLVVAQVALSLVLVVGAGLLGRSLYLLQSVDPGIDSSDLLMVRLMPLPDGYKDIDNAAYYPPLIERVRALPGVRSVGLGRAFPRMFGAGGTQVISVIGEPAEGVGAFLEITSPAYFETLGISLLEGRTTTWDDNVRTRPVVVVSERLARMLSADGRVIGRRVKFGTDPINQDVEIVGVVRSATMGNPRNPSTPVFYRPALQMARYANYGSLFIRADESVHGSISAATRQIVAEAGREFVPEISTVGDVLNRAPASERMSATLAATLGFLAMLLAFIGVFAVLAYDVARRTREIGIRSAIGATPRQVVRLVLGEGALLTGLGVIIGLPIAYLGARVLGNLLYGIPQFDPATFAIAAVLFIALGLAAGVVPARRAARVNPVIALRAE; this is encoded by the coding sequence ATGGGCGTACCCGTCTCCAACGATTGTCGCTACGCGTTCCGCCATCTGGCGCGATCGCCGCTCTTCTTCCTCGCTGCCGTGCTGACCCTCGCGCTCTCGCTCGGCGCGAACGCGGCGATGTTCAGCCTGCAGAACGCGATCGTGCTCCGCACGCTGCCGATTCCGGATCCGAACGGGTTGATCGGGATTTCAGGACGAAGCGCGCAGGACCAGTTGCGGCTGACGCCGATCCCCGCTGTCGCTGAACTTTCAAAGGACGGTAATCCATTCGTCGGTACCTGTGGCTACAACGCGGGGGTTGTGCTCGCGGTTGCGTCTGAGAGTGCCACGTCGCAGGCGATTGGAGGGTTGGTCACCGGACGCTGTTTCGACACCTTTGGCGTTCGTCCTATCCTCGGGCGCACCATTTCGGACCAGGATGCGCCGCTAGATCGTCCGGGAAGCATGGTCGCGGTTATCAGCCACCGGCTATGGATGCGCATCTTTGGCGGACAGCCCTCGGCAATTGGCCAATCGCTGCGCGTCGAGGGCGCGCGGCTGGTCGTGATCGGCGTGATGCCAAAGGGATTCGATGGCCTGGAGCTCGATGCTGGTGTCGACGTCTACGTACCGTTCGACACCATCTTTCCTGCGCGGGCGGATCGGCGCCCGGCTGCCAGCTATATCCTGGCGCGCTTACGTGACGGCGCCAGCTTCGAGAGCAGTGCGCAGCAGGTAACCGCCGGGTGGCCGACCCTCCTGGACGCGGTCGTTCCAGCGTCCGTGCCCGCCGCAGAACGGGCCAGCCTGCTAGAGGCGCGCCCGCGCGTCGAACGCTTGTCGACGGGCTTCTCATTCCTTCGCACCAACTACGCGCGGCCACTAACGATCATGTCCGGGCTTGCCGGAATTCTGTTGATCCTGGCGTGCATCAATCTCGGCAGCCTGTTGTTATCGCGCGCGATCGAGCGGATGCCTGAGATGTCGATGCGACTGTCGCTCGGCGGAAGCCGTCTGCAAATGGCGAGACAGCTTTTGATCGAGAATGCGATGTTGTCGATGCTAGGCGCCGGACTGGCGATCCTAGTCGCCTTCGCCATTGTCGAGGGCGTCACTTCCTTCCTGCCCGTTGGCAACATCGCCCGCACCATCTCACTCACGCCGGATGCGTTCGTGATCCAGTCAACGCTCGCAGCAGGCTTGGCGAGTGGGATCGTGATGAGCATCCTGCCGATCGCCATGGCTTGGCCTCGCCGGGAGGACCTCGTCATCGCCTGGCATCGCACGGCCGCTCGCGGGACGACGCGGTGGGTGCGAGGGTTGGTGGTGGCGCAGGTCGCGCTCTCGCTGGTACTGGTGGTTGGCGCTGGACTGCTGGGGAGATCCCTATATCTGTTGCAGTCCGTCGATCCCGGAATCGATTCTAGCGACTTGTTGATGGTCAGACTGATGCCGCTCCCAGATGGCTACAAGGACATCGACAACGCTGCCTACTATCCGCCGTTGATCGAGCGTGTGCGGGCGTTGCCTGGCGTGCGATCCGTTGGCCTTGGCCGGGCTTTCCCGCGCATGTTTGGTGCAGGGGGCACCCAGGTGATCAGCGTCATCGGGGAGCCGGCCGAGGGCGTCGGCGCCTTCCTTGAGATCACGTCTCCTGCCTATTTCGAAACTCTTGGCATTTCGTTGCTCGAGGGGCGCACTACCACGTGGGACGACAATGTTCGGACACGTCCGGTCGTGGTTGTGAGCGAACGGCTGGCGCGAATGCTGAGCGCTGACGGCCGCGTCATCGGACGCCGGGTGAAGTTCGGCACCGACCCAATCAACCAGGACGTCGAGATTGTCGGGGTGGTGCGAAGCGCGACGATGGGCAATCCGCGCAACCCGAGCACGCCGGTGTTTTACAGGCCGGCGCTGCAGATGGCGAGGTATGCCAACTACGGAAGTCTCTTCATTCGTGCTGACGAGAGTGTGCACGGGTCGATCAGCGCCGCAACGCGACAGATCGTAGCTGAGGCCGGCCGTGAGTTCGTGCCAGAGATCAGCACCGTCGGCGACGTGCTGAACCGCGCCCCGGCGAGCGAGCGCATGAGCGCCACGCTTGCGGCCACGCTCGGCTTTCTCGCGATGCTGCTGGCGTTCATTGGAGTGTTTGCGGTGCTCGCCTACGACGTCGCTCGGCGCACGCGGGAAATTGGCATCCGCAGCGCCATCGGTGCAACGCCGCGGCAAGTCGTGCGACTGGTCCTTGGTGAAGGAGCGTTGCTGACCGGGCTGGGCGTGATCATCGGCTTGCCGATTGCCTATCTCGGTGCGCGGGTGCTCGGTAACCTGCTATACGGCATTCCTCAATTCGATCCCGCGACGTTTGCGATTGCGGCAGTCTTGTTCATCGCTCTGGGCCTAGCTGCTGGCGTCGTGCCGGCTCGGCGGGCCGCGCGGGTCAATCCGGTGATCGCGCTGAGGGCCGAATAG
- a CDS encoding ADOP family duplicated permease, producing MLVSRLRSLWRNLRHRDRVERDLDDEMNSTLDLLIDEKIAAGLAPIEARRRAMIELNRIEPIKEQVRDIRMGMLIETAFQDLKCAFRQMRRSPGFAASAVLTLAIGIGANATMVSVLNALVYKRLPVPNPDGLVSLTTVDERGRERYLPYAAVHAFLATGPFSTLCGYNGGGVSTVEANGIPAMALYAFISGGCFEIFGVAPFMGRPIVADDAPWSAPGNKVAVISHRFWTRMFSRDPAVIGRTFRVETIELTVIGVTPEGFGGLHVDTAVDFFVPPDTIFPAPKERRPVATQLVGRLRDGVSFEQASARVAAMWPEIRSATTGDVTKASEGANLYGNTTNLAQIGTGISSTLRRRYGTAFRIVAALTTLLLVLMCVNVGGLLLTRLSARSNELAVRLALGGSRYRIAQQMLVEGLVLSILGTALAIPLSYALVAQIDSFMPQSRIHRTIDLTPDASILALMAVIGVLAGVLITALPVWLAVRRQVSAPFTWDRTVAPSTNRWVRGLLIVQVAVAVVIVIGAGLLVKSLYLLQRVDIGVRTANVIDVDLFPLPRGRSATPASATGTISDSHYPAMLERIAALPGVQSVGMSQAFPRQTFAPATPVSFVGEPESDILSLADTASPGFFETVGTPLIAGRFFTWSDSAAAARVCIVTESLARQLRPDGDVLQRRIRFGTLRDRQDMTIVGVVGNLNLGNLRVEQPPIAFVPPALSGANFSAPNILIATTNSLESTAPAVRAILAETGREYAREIVTLEELFARAPSSERMTATLAGVMGGLAVLLAVIGIHGVLSYSVTRRTREIGVRVAVGADPGMVARSVIRDASVLTMIGLAVGVPAAFLAARLLRAMLFGISETDTLTFIASGAIFLVIGLLAGILPARKAANVDPVIALRSE from the coding sequence GTGCTGGTCTCACGCCTGCGTAGCCTCTGGCGCAATCTCCGCCACCGCGATCGAGTCGAACGCGACCTGGATGACGAGATGAACTCGACACTCGATCTCTTGATTGACGAGAAGATTGCAGCCGGCCTCGCGCCAATTGAAGCGCGTCGCCGGGCGATGATCGAACTCAATCGGATCGAGCCGATCAAGGAACAGGTGCGGGACATCAGGATGGGGATGCTGATAGAAACAGCTTTTCAGGATCTGAAGTGCGCGTTCCGTCAGATGCGCCGCTCGCCCGGATTCGCGGCGTCGGCGGTGCTCACGCTCGCCATCGGCATCGGCGCCAATGCCACCATGGTGAGCGTTCTCAATGCCCTGGTATACAAACGGCTGCCGGTTCCCAATCCCGACGGCCTCGTCAGTCTGACAACCGTTGACGAACGCGGGCGTGAACGCTATTTGCCCTATGCTGCCGTTCACGCATTCCTCGCGACTGGGCCCTTCTCCACATTGTGCGGCTACAACGGCGGTGGCGTCTCGACCGTGGAGGCGAACGGCATTCCCGCCATGGCTCTGTATGCGTTTATCTCCGGCGGCTGCTTCGAGATCTTTGGTGTCGCGCCATTCATGGGCCGGCCGATTGTTGCCGACGATGCCCCATGGTCGGCGCCGGGCAACAAAGTCGCGGTCATCAGTCACCGCTTCTGGACTCGGATGTTCAGCCGCGATCCCGCAGTAATCGGCAGGACCTTTCGCGTTGAAACCATCGAGCTGACCGTCATCGGCGTGACACCGGAAGGATTCGGCGGTTTGCACGTGGATACGGCGGTCGACTTCTTTGTGCCTCCCGACACGATCTTTCCCGCGCCAAAGGAACGGCGGCCCGTCGCGACCCAACTCGTCGGCCGGCTGCGGGATGGCGTTTCGTTCGAACAGGCTTCCGCGCGGGTCGCCGCGATGTGGCCGGAAATAAGGTCCGCCACCACCGGCGACGTCACCAAGGCCTCCGAAGGGGCGAATCTTTACGGAAACACCACGAACCTTGCGCAGATCGGGACAGGCATTTCCTCAACATTGCGCCGCCGGTACGGCACGGCTTTTCGCATCGTGGCCGCATTGACGACGCTGCTGCTGGTGCTGATGTGCGTGAACGTCGGCGGCCTGCTGTTGACGCGGCTCAGCGCACGCAGCAACGAACTGGCGGTGAGGCTCGCGCTCGGTGGTAGTCGTTACCGTATCGCGCAGCAGATGCTGGTCGAGGGACTGGTCCTCTCTATTTTGGGCACCGCGTTGGCAATTCCGCTGTCGTACGCGCTCGTCGCACAGATCGATTCGTTCATGCCGCAAAGCCGCATCCACCGGACAATCGACCTGACACCGGATGCGTCGATTCTTGCGCTGATGGCGGTAATTGGGGTGCTGGCCGGTGTGCTGATTACAGCACTGCCAGTATGGCTTGCTGTCCGCCGGCAGGTTTCCGCTCCGTTTACCTGGGACCGGACGGTCGCCCCGTCGACGAATAGGTGGGTGCGTGGCCTGCTGATCGTGCAGGTCGCAGTAGCGGTGGTGATTGTGATCGGCGCCGGCTTGCTCGTGAAGTCCCTGTACTTGCTTCAGCGCGTGGACATCGGAGTCAGGACTGCGAATGTCATCGACGTCGACCTGTTTCCACTGCCTCGTGGCCGCTCGGCGACGCCGGCGTCCGCGACGGGCACCATCTCCGACTCCCATTACCCGGCAATGCTCGAGCGGATCGCAGCGTTGCCCGGCGTGCAATCCGTCGGGATGTCGCAGGCATTTCCGCGACAGACTTTCGCCCCTGCGACCCCGGTCTCGTTCGTCGGCGAGCCCGAGTCGGACATCCTATCGCTAGCCGACACCGCGTCGCCGGGGTTCTTCGAGACTGTCGGCACACCACTGATCGCCGGACGATTTTTTACGTGGTCGGACAGCGCGGCCGCGGCCCGGGTTTGCATCGTTACGGAAAGCCTCGCACGACAGTTACGGCCGGATGGCGATGTACTGCAGCGCCGTATTCGGTTCGGCACGCTGCGGGACCGCCAGGACATGACCATCGTTGGCGTGGTCGGCAACCTCAATCTCGGCAACCTCCGTGTTGAACAGCCGCCGATTGCGTTCGTGCCACCGGCGCTATCAGGCGCGAACTTCAGCGCGCCGAACATCCTGATCGCAACGACCAACAGCCTGGAATCGACTGCACCCGCCGTTCGCGCAATCTTGGCGGAAACCGGAAGGGAGTATGCCCGGGAGATCGTGACCCTCGAAGAATTGTTCGCGCGCGCTCCCTCGAGTGAGCGTATGACCGCGACACTGGCCGGCGTGATGGGCGGGCTGGCGGTTTTGCTCGCCGTAATCGGCATTCATGGCGTCCTGTCCTACTCCGTGACCCGCCGCACGCGCGAGATTGGCGTGCGCGTCGCGGTTGGCGCGGACCCGGGGATGGTGGCACGGTCGGTAATCAGGGACGCCAGCGTCCTCACTATGATCGGATTGGCCGTCGGCGTTCCAGCGGCTTTCCTAGCCGCCCGATTGTTGAGGGCGATGCTGTTCGGAATTTCCGAAACCGACACGCTCACCTTCATTGCTTCCGGAGCGATCTTCCTGGTGATTGGCCTGCTGGCCGGGATTCTTCCTGCGCGCAAGGCTGCGAACGTCGACCCTGTTATCGCGCTACGCTCGGAGTAG